Proteins encoded by one window of Dioscorea cayenensis subsp. rotundata cultivar TDr96_F1 chromosome 6, TDr96_F1_v2_PseudoChromosome.rev07_lg8_w22 25.fasta, whole genome shotgun sequence:
- the LOC120263264 gene encoding importin subunit alpha-1b-like, whose protein sequence is MGARKYLIHAAAGAAATIGGTSLVFLTNKGMEALWSFSHPFGGHHLSLIKSFIINQNALPCLLNLLTHNHKKSIKKEACWTISNITAGNKEQIQAVITADIIGPLVHLLQTAEFDIKKEAAWAISNATSGGTHDQIKFLVSQGCIKPLCDLLVCPDPRIVTVCLEGLENILKVGEAEKNAGTTGGVNLYAA, encoded by the exons ATGGGCGCGAGAAAGTACCTCATCCACGCCGCCGCTGGAGCTGCCGCCACCATCGGAGGGACGTCGTTGGTCTTCCTCACGAACAAGGGCATGGAGGCGCTATGGTCCTTCTCCCACCCATTTGGAGGTCACCATCTCTCCCTCATCAAAAGC TTTATCATCAATCAGAATGCACTTCCGTGTCTTCTAAACCTTCTGACGCACAATCATAAGAAAAGCATCAAGAAGGAAGCTTGCTGGACTATTTCAAACATCACAGCTGGAAATAAGGAGCAAATACAG GCTGTAATTACTGCTGATATCATTGGTCCATTAGTACATCTTCTCCAAACTGCTGAGTTTGACATCAAGAAAGAGGCTGCCTGGGCCATCTCAAATGCTACTTCAGGTGGCACCCATGATCAAATAAA GTTTTTAGTCAGTCAGGGTTGCATCAAGCCCTTGTGTGATCTCCTAGTGTGCCCAGACCCGAGAATTGTCACAGTTTGCTTGGAAGGGCTGGAAAACATCCTGAAGGTTGGTGAAGCTGAGAAGAATGCAGGCACCA